A single window of Paenibacillus sp. FSL H8-0537 DNA harbors:
- a CDS encoding sugar ABC transporter ATP-binding protein, whose amino-acid sequence MEREREPILQMSNIHKGFPGVKALSGVSFRLFPGEIHALMGENGAGKSTLIKVLTGVYSIDQGTVELARQRMAIDSPQSAQTAGISTVYQEVNLCPNLTVAENIFIGREPRRFGRILWKEMNAAAEELLLTRLQIRLDVKLPLSAYSVAIQQLVAIGRALNISAKVLILDEPTSSLDRNEVKQLFEVMNKLKAEGLAILFVTHFLDQVYEVSDRITILRGGEFVGEYLAKELPRIELVSKMIGKELEQLDALPREKEAAPAAEHSKDLVIEAKALGRKGAIEPFDLTIRKGEVVGLAGLLGSGRTELARLFFGADRPDNGALRVNGVKEGIASPREAIDQGIAFCPENRKTEGIIDELTVRENMILALQATRGWFRAIPRKRQDEFADEYIKALNINPPNPEQLIKNLSGGNQQKVILGRWLLTQPKLLILDEPTRGIDVGAKAEIQKLVLKLSGEGMSVLFVSSELEEVLRVSDRIAVLRDHVVVKEIAEDEMSQQQLMQAMAGE is encoded by the coding sequence ATGGAGCGGGAACGCGAACCTATCCTGCAAATGAGCAATATCCATAAAGGCTTTCCAGGCGTAAAAGCTTTATCCGGCGTCAGCTTTCGCCTCTTTCCCGGCGAGATCCATGCGCTGATGGGCGAAAATGGTGCAGGAAAGTCTACCTTGATTAAAGTGCTGACAGGTGTTTACTCCATTGATCAAGGCACGGTAGAGCTTGCGCGTCAGCGTATGGCCATCGACAGCCCTCAGTCGGCGCAAACGGCTGGCATTAGTACGGTTTATCAGGAAGTGAATCTATGTCCGAATTTGACAGTTGCTGAAAATATTTTTATCGGCCGCGAGCCGCGGCGTTTTGGCCGTATTTTGTGGAAAGAGATGAATGCGGCAGCCGAGGAGCTGCTGCTTACCCGCTTGCAAATTCGTTTGGATGTAAAGCTGCCGTTATCGGCCTATTCTGTCGCGATTCAGCAGCTTGTTGCTATTGGGCGGGCGCTGAATATTTCGGCGAAGGTGCTCATTTTGGATGAGCCGACGTCAAGCCTTGACCGCAATGAAGTGAAGCAGCTGTTCGAGGTGATGAACAAGTTGAAGGCAGAAGGGCTGGCCATTTTGTTCGTCACGCATTTTCTGGATCAGGTGTATGAGGTGTCCGATCGAATAACCATTCTCCGTGGCGGAGAATTTGTAGGGGAGTATTTGGCGAAGGAGCTTCCCCGGATAGAGCTCGTATCGAAAATGATCGGCAAGGAGCTGGAGCAGCTCGATGCGCTGCCGCGTGAGAAAGAGGCGGCACCCGCTGCTGAGCATTCGAAGGATCTGGTTATCGAAGCGAAGGCTCTGGGCCGCAAAGGGGCCATTGAGCCGTTCGACCTGACTATTCGCAAGGGCGAGGTTGTTGGTCTTGCAGGCCTGCTCGGCTCAGGAAGGACGGAGCTTGCGCGGCTATTCTTTGGCGCAGATCGGCCTGATAATGGCGCGCTGCGGGTGAATGGAGTGAAGGAAGGCATCGCTTCTCCTCGCGAGGCGATTGATCAGGGAATTGCCTTCTGCCCGGAAAACCGCAAAACAGAAGGCATTATCGACGAGCTGACGGTTCGTGAAAATATGATTCTCGCCCTGCAGGCGACGCGCGGCTGGTTTCGCGCCATTCCCCGCAAGCGCCAGGATGAGTTTGCTGACGAATATATCAAGGCGCTCAATATTAATCCGCCTAACCCGGAGCAGCTGATTAAGAACCTTAGCGGCGGCAATCAGCAGAAGGTCATTCTTGGACGCTGGCTGCTGACGCAGCCGAAGCTGCTCATCCTTGATGAGCCGACGCGCGGTATTGATGTTGGCGCAAAGGCGGAAATCCAGAAGCTTGTGCTGAAGCTGTCGGGTGAAGGCATGTCGGTGCTGTTCGTCTCCTCGGAGCTGGAGGAGGTGCTGCGGGTCAGCGACAGGATCGCGGTGCTGCGAGACCATGTAGTAGTCAAGGAAATAGCAGAAGATGAAATGAGCCAGCAGCAGCTTATGCAGGCCATGGCAGGGGAGTGA
- a CDS encoding ABC transporter substrate-binding protein codes for MKKAGKLGMSLLMATMLLVTSACGNSGTNTAGAGNTGGTSAPAAASSEPAAAPADKKVTLGFAQVGAESGWRTANTNSIKESATAAGYDLKFSDAQQKQENQIKAIRSYIQQKVDVIAFSPVVESGWDTVLKEAKDAGIPVILTDRAVDSADTSLYQTFIGSDFVEEGRRAGQWLVDKYKDSTEEINIVELQGTTGSAPAIDRKTGFEEIIKGNANLKVIASQTGDFTRAKGNEVMQSFLKANKKIDVLYAHNDDMALGAIQAIEAAGLKPGEDIIIISIDGVKDGFVAASEGKINFIVECNPLLGPQLMQAVQDVLDGKTIEKRIVTEEGVFTSEQAKAALPDRKY; via the coding sequence ATGAAAAAAGCAGGAAAACTAGGCATGTCGCTTCTGATGGCGACGATGTTGCTCGTCACATCCGCTTGCGGCAATAGTGGAACGAATACGGCAGGTGCAGGCAATACTGGAGGGACAAGTGCTCCGGCAGCGGCGAGCAGTGAGCCAGCGGCAGCGCCAGCAGACAAAAAAGTAACGCTCGGCTTCGCACAGGTTGGTGCTGAAAGCGGCTGGCGTACAGCGAATACGAATTCCATTAAGGAATCGGCTACAGCAGCGGGTTACGATTTGAAGTTTTCCGATGCTCAGCAAAAACAAGAAAATCAAATTAAAGCGATCCGTTCCTACATTCAGCAAAAGGTAGACGTTATCGCATTTTCTCCAGTCGTAGAATCTGGCTGGGATACGGTATTAAAAGAAGCGAAGGATGCGGGTATTCCGGTCATCTTGACAGACCGCGCTGTTGATTCGGCAGATACTTCGCTGTACCAAACGTTTATTGGCTCCGACTTCGTTGAAGAGGGCCGCCGTGCTGGACAATGGCTCGTTGATAAATACAAGGATTCGACTGAAGAAATCAACATTGTTGAGCTGCAAGGCACAACAGGCTCGGCACCAGCGATCGATCGCAAAACAGGCTTTGAGGAAATCATCAAGGGCAATGCCAACCTGAAGGTTATCGCTTCACAAACGGGTGATTTCACTCGTGCGAAGGGCAATGAGGTTATGCAATCGTTCTTAAAAGCGAATAAAAAAATCGATGTTCTCTATGCTCACAATGATGACATGGCGCTGGGCGCGATTCAAGCGATTGAAGCAGCAGGCCTTAAGCCGGGCGAGGACATTATCATCATATCCATCGATGGCGTCAAAGACGGTTTCGTTGCAGCAAGCGAAGGCAAAATCAACTTTATCGTCGAATGCAATCCACTGCTCGGACCGCAATTGATGCAGGCGGTACAGGATGTGCTTGACGGCAAGACGATTGAGAAGCGTATCGTAACCGAGGAAGGCGTCTTTACTTCGGAGCAAGCGAAGGCTGCCCTGCCTGACCGGAAATACTAG
- a CDS encoding sensor histidine kinase, which translates to MKLMRWIFSSLRAKLLMMFIILTSVPLIAVGLISYQKSYNAVSDHSKAATMLVVGQLGNDIDALLEDTGRLLELENNPQVLHYLFSQTDTYEDAKAIIQTMNLYRETYKYESVLNITVVNLYGRGLSERKGVFQLDRNPLRNPHFQYLLNHPDEVLNIPPPDASPLDRLDGFHYSQHNVISIMATVKQQITHEVIGFIVIDLDDSIIERYCENITLGESGYVYVLDQAGNPIFLPSAMTSVAKAQPPADLSAQLALEHNSYVDYSNGRPKFVAFTTSSTTGWKIVGSVPLQEIVAEANEIRQLIIISVLLSIVFAITLHYFITARLTRPIQLLKSKMRLAAGGFLEVKVQPSGHDEIADLGNSFNIMLEKIKRLLMQSIEEQEHLQKAELRTLQAQINPHFLYNTLDSIVWMAEAGRSGQVIQLVQALSRFFRISLNRGRDWIALKDELEHVQSYLIIQQMRYRDILDYELDVPEELKDLPILKMTLQPIVENALYHGIKNKRGKGLIRINAYASQDSDLYLIIEDNGIGMKPERLAELREALRMQHIPEETGSEVSGGFGLHNVQQRLRLYYGEAYTVIVESEDQLGTKVTIRIPMERMKPNEKGYAR; encoded by the coding sequence ATGAAGCTGATGCGCTGGATTTTCTCAAGCCTTCGGGCCAAGCTGCTGATGATGTTCATTATTTTGACCTCCGTTCCGCTGATCGCGGTTGGCCTGATATCCTATCAGAAATCGTACAATGCGGTATCTGATCACAGCAAAGCGGCGACGATGCTCGTTGTAGGCCAACTTGGCAATGACATTGATGCGCTGCTGGAGGATACGGGCAGGCTGCTGGAGCTGGAAAACAATCCGCAGGTGCTGCATTATTTATTTTCGCAAACGGATACGTATGAGGATGCCAAAGCCATTATTCAAACGATGAATTTGTATCGGGAAACGTATAAATATGAAAGCGTACTCAACATTACGGTCGTCAATCTGTATGGACGGGGCTTAAGCGAGCGCAAAGGCGTGTTCCAGCTGGACAGGAATCCGCTGCGAAACCCGCATTTTCAATATTTGCTTAACCATCCGGATGAGGTATTGAACATTCCCCCGCCGGATGCCTCGCCGCTTGACCGTCTCGACGGCTTTCATTATTCGCAGCATAACGTCATCTCTATCATGGCAACGGTCAAGCAGCAAATTACCCACGAGGTAATCGGCTTTATCGTCATCGATTTAGATGATTCGATCATTGAGCGTTACTGTGAAAATATTACGCTTGGCGAAAGCGGCTACGTGTATGTGCTCGACCAAGCAGGCAATCCCATCTTCCTCCCCTCGGCCATGACGAGTGTAGCGAAGGCCCAGCCGCCTGCTGATCTCAGCGCACAGCTCGCTTTAGAGCATAACAGCTATGTGGATTACAGCAACGGCAGGCCGAAGTTCGTCGCCTTCACAACCTCGTCCACCACAGGCTGGAAAATCGTCGGCTCCGTGCCGCTGCAGGAGATTGTCGCCGAGGCGAATGAAATTCGCCAACTGATCATTATTAGCGTGCTGCTCAGCATCGTGTTTGCGATTACGCTGCATTATTTCATTACAGCCCGCCTGACGCGGCCGATCCAACTGCTGAAGAGCAAGATGCGGCTGGCAGCCGGCGGTTTTCTCGAGGTCAAGGTGCAGCCAAGCGGCCATGACGAAATTGCCGATTTAGGCAACAGCTTCAACATTATGCTGGAGAAAATCAAGAGGCTGCTCATGCAAAGCATTGAGGAGCAGGAGCATCTGCAGAAGGCCGAGCTGCGGACGCTGCAAGCGCAAATTAATCCGCATTTTCTCTATAATACGCTCGATTCCATCGTGTGGATGGCGGAAGCCGGACGCAGCGGGCAGGTTATCCAGCTGGTGCAGGCGCTGTCCCGCTTTTTCCGCATCAGCCTCAATCGGGGGCGGGACTGGATTGCCCTCAAGGATGAGCTGGAGCATGTGCAAAGCTATTTGATCATCCAGCAGATGCGCTACCGCGACATTTTGGACTATGAGCTGGATGTGCCGGAGGAGCTGAAGGATTTGCCGATTTTGAAAATGACGCTCCAGCCCATCGTTGAAAATGCCTTATATCACGGCATTAAAAATAAACGCGGTAAAGGTTTAATCCGCATAAATGCTTATGCCAGCCAAGATTCGGACTTATATTTAATAATTGAAGACAATGGCATCGGCATGAAGCCGGAGCGTCTTGCCGAGCTGCGTGAGGCGCTCCGCATGCAGCATATTCCCGAGGAAACGGGCTCGGAGGTATCCGGCGGCTTCGGCCTCCATAATGTCCAGCAGCGGCTGCGCCTCTATTATGGGGAAGCCTATACCGTTATCGTAGAAAGCGAAGACCAGCTTGGAACAAAGGTTACGATCCGCATTCCAATGGAGAGGATGAAGCCGAATGAAAAAGGTTATGCTCGTTGA
- a CDS encoding response regulator, which translates to MKKVMLVDDEILVRESIRDCINWEQEGFIFCGDASDGELALPLIEQRQPDILITDIKMPFMDGLELSAIVRERMPDIKIIILSGHDEFEYARAALRVGVEEYCLKPVSAADIVRTLNDVSRSIDRERYERELLEKKQLAQGGSAEQMRHKLLSDLCSGFITTAEAIHQAGSLSIGLTASYYAAAISDIRCSEGSVSVDLATQQQTELLLHEAISSLLPGALSYKRSQTETIWLLKSDSLPQLQEVLARFASSWKEQAERSASCTIAVGIGSIQDRLQGIHSSYLEAEDDKHWRRLSGQNRKALRDAASGLSEQSVVAQRQRFIDFLKLGTPAKTEAFVASFAAGLQQLDWRGAFYGYYLLNDLTIEAVHIAKSIQRNPDMPKEQLDKLQLAMSEVRSQEDACCYLQTLLAQFWQWRAGAADKYAEMLSQVKDYILKHYGDDHLSLNDAAEHVRVSPSHLSKVFSQETGQTFIEFLTHTRIRKAMELLQASNAKSYEIAHQVGYNDAHYFSNLFKRVTGMTTTQFRKQQEQGGSSPAAGGVYHHASTSGIVLP; encoded by the coding sequence ATGAAAAAGGTTATGCTCGTTGACGACGAAATTCTAGTCAGGGAAAGCATTCGGGACTGTATCAATTGGGAGCAAGAGGGCTTTATATTTTGCGGGGACGCCTCTGATGGCGAGCTGGCGCTGCCGCTTATTGAGCAGCGCCAGCCAGATATCCTCATTACCGATATCAAGATGCCGTTTATGGATGGCTTGGAGCTGAGCGCCATCGTCCGCGAACGGATGCCGGATATCAAAATCATTATTCTCAGCGGGCATGACGAATTTGAATATGCCCGCGCGGCACTGCGAGTCGGCGTAGAAGAATATTGCCTCAAGCCGGTCAGTGCTGCCGATATCGTGCGGACGCTGAATGACGTCAGCCGCAGCATTGACCGCGAGCGCTATGAGCGTGAGCTGCTGGAGAAGAAGCAGCTCGCTCAGGGCGGAAGCGCAGAACAGATGCGGCATAAGCTGCTCAGCGATTTATGCAGCGGCTTTATTACAACAGCGGAAGCCATCCATCAGGCCGGCTCGCTTTCGATTGGACTGACGGCAAGCTATTACGCAGCCGCCATCTCGGACATTCGCTGCTCGGAAGGCTCCGTCAGCGTTGATTTAGCGACCCAGCAGCAGACGGAGCTGCTGCTGCACGAAGCGATCAGCTCCCTCCTGCCGGGAGCGCTCTCCTATAAGCGCAGCCAGACGGAGACGATCTGGCTGCTCAAGAGCGATTCGCTGCCGCAGCTGCAAGAGGTGCTGGCGCGCTTCGCCTCCAGCTGGAAGGAGCAGGCGGAGCGAAGTGCCAGCTGCACGATAGCCGTCGGCATCGGCAGCATTCAGGATCGCCTGCAAGGTATCCACTCCTCCTATTTGGAGGCGGAGGATGACAAGCATTGGCGCAGGCTCTCCGGGCAAAACCGCAAGGCGCTGCGCGATGCCGCCTCCGGCTTATCCGAGCAATCGGTGGTCGCCCAGCGCCAGCGCTTCATCGACTTTCTCAAGCTCGGCACGCCCGCCAAGACGGAGGCTTTCGTCGCCAGCTTCGCGGCAGGACTTCAGCAGCTGGACTGGCGCGGTGCCTTTTACGGCTATTATTTGCTTAATGATCTGACGATTGAAGCTGTTCATATTGCCAAATCCATTCAGCGGAATCCGGATATGCCGAAGGAGCAGCTGGATAAGCTGCAGCTGGCAATGAGCGAGGTCCGCAGCCAAGAGGATGCCTGCTGCTATCTCCAAACGCTGCTGGCGCAGTTCTGGCAATGGCGCGCTGGCGCCGCGGATAAGTACGCCGAGATGCTGAGCCAGGTAAAGGACTATATTTTGAAGCATTATGGCGATGATCATTTGTCGCTGAATGATGCGGCGGAGCATGTGCGCGTCAGCCCCAGCCATCTTAGCAAAGTGTTCAGCCAAGAGACGGGCCAGACCTTTATTGAATTTCTAACCCACACGCGCATCCGCAAAGCGATGGAGCTGCTGCAGGCGTCGAATGCAAAGTCGTATGAAATCGCCCATCAGGTCGGCTATAATGATGCACATTATTTTTCTAATTTGTTCAAGCGGGTAACCGGCATGACGACAACGCAGTTTCGCAAGCAGCAAGAACAAGGTGGCAGCTCGCCCGCTGCAGGAGGAGTGTATCACCATGCAAGCACTAGCGGCATTGTTCTTCCATAG
- a CDS encoding substrate-binding domain-containing protein: MQALAALFFHRRAALRRRALLAALLTALLVLTLLMTGCTNDEAAEDIRSVSSSNWDSGSPSSTPFASTASTASTAAPDIATFGIIYPMAHPYYETVTESAKAAAALRGVQLIVKAPDEANLEQQIRMMETMIASQVDGIALDPIDAEALVPVINKAVQAGITVICFESDSPSSKRAAFIGTDHAAAGAQMGHMLSELLGGRGMVIVENGMTRMKSLSERLEGMLTYINEQTDIQVLEVQYNEGNETRALAQLEKMIDDHPHFDALVSMDALSGSASVLVWKAQGLNRYSLTFGMMPEIQEAIHNGQITASLSQNEQLWGTRIIERLLQAFAGETLPLFDDTGTLEITQEDIPLLNAP, from the coding sequence ATGCAAGCACTAGCGGCATTGTTCTTCCATAGACGGGCTGCTTTACGAAGAAGGGCCTTGCTCGCTGCTTTGCTTACAGCCCTGCTGGTGCTCACCTTGCTAATGACAGGCTGTACAAATGATGAAGCAGCGGAAGATATCCGCAGCGTCTCATCGAGCAACTGGGATAGCGGCTCGCCATCATCCACCCCTTTTGCATCAACCGCATCAACTGCTTCAACAGCAGCACCCGACATCGCCACCTTTGGCATTATATATCCGATGGCGCATCCGTATTATGAGACGGTGACGGAATCCGCTAAAGCAGCAGCAGCTCTGCGCGGCGTGCAGCTTATTGTGAAAGCGCCGGATGAAGCGAATCTGGAGCAGCAGATCCGCATGATGGAGACGATGATTGCCTCGCAGGTAGACGGCATAGCGCTTGATCCGATTGATGCGGAAGCGCTCGTGCCTGTCATTAACAAAGCCGTACAGGCGGGCATTACGGTCATTTGCTTTGAATCCGATTCACCAAGCAGCAAGCGCGCTGCGTTCATCGGAACGGATCATGCTGCTGCGGGTGCCCAGATGGGGCATATGCTGTCCGAGCTGCTAGGCGGGCGGGGAATGGTTATTGTCGAGAACGGGATGACGCGGATGAAAAGCTTAAGCGAGCGCCTAGAAGGCATGCTGACCTATATTAACGAGCAGACCGACATTCAAGTGCTCGAAGTGCAGTATAACGAAGGCAACGAAACCCGCGCTTTGGCGCAGCTGGAAAAAATGATCGACGACCACCCACATTTTGACGCGCTCGTATCGATGGATGCCCTCTCCGGCTCCGCCTCGGTGCTCGTCTGGAAAGCGCAGGGTCTAAACCGCTATTCCCTAACCTTCGGCATGATGCCGGAAATCCAAGAAGCCATTCACAATGGGCAAATTACAGCGTCGCTATCGCAAAATGAACAATTGTGGGGCACACGCATTATCGAGCGGCTGCTGCAAGCGTTCGCAGGCGAGACGCTTCCTCTATTTGACGATACAGGTACGCTAGAGATTACGCAGGAAGACATCCCCCTTTTAAA